The following proteins come from a genomic window of Candidatus Babeliales bacterium:
- a CDS encoding restriction endonuclease, with product MIRYIRKASGEKEPFDIQKFKHSLLKIGAPEQLITKIVKEIELMPAMRTTRQLYDFALERLQENNPPLAARYNIKRALMELGPTGFPFEQFIALIFKEQGYSTQTDQIGRGACVDHELDIIARKESKHLMIECKFHNRQGIKSDVKVTLYVKARFDDIAKGWNNNPKDTDKFHGAWIVTNTRFTSQAIQYAQCAQIQLLDWSYPVDNNLPHLIKKLQLHPITALTALSRQQKRAFIKNKLILCRDIPHRTELLKKLGFPEHTIKKICEEAAAICEQ from the coding sequence ATGATCAGGTATATACGAAAGGCTTCTGGAGAAAAGGAGCCTTTCGACATACAAAAATTTAAACATTCTTTACTCAAAATTGGAGCCCCTGAACAACTGATTACAAAAATAGTCAAAGAAATAGAGCTAATGCCTGCAATGCGTACCACTCGGCAACTGTATGATTTTGCGTTAGAACGATTACAAGAGAATAATCCTCCTTTAGCAGCACGATATAATATAAAACGGGCCTTAATGGAACTAGGACCAACCGGATTTCCATTCGAGCAATTTATTGCACTTATTTTTAAAGAACAAGGATACAGCACACAGACCGATCAAATTGGACGCGGCGCATGCGTAGATCATGAGCTCGACATAATCGCACGCAAAGAAAGTAAACATCTCATGATCGAATGTAAATTTCATAACCGACAAGGGATTAAATCTGATGTCAAAGTGACACTGTATGTAAAAGCCCGATTTGATGATATAGCAAAAGGATGGAATAATAATCCCAAAGATACTGATAAGTTTCATGGTGCTTGGATTGTCACCAACACTCGATTTACCTCGCAAGCCATACAATATGCACAATGCGCACAGATACAGCTGCTTGATTGGTCTTACCCAGTAGATAATAATCTGCCACACCTGATTAAAAAACTACAATTACACCCAATCACCGCACTCACCGCTCTTTCTCGCCAGCAAAAGCGTGCATTTATAAAAAATAAATTAATTCTTTGCCGTGACATTCCGCACCGTACAGAGTTACTTAAAAAGCTCGGATTTCCTGAACATACAATAAAGAAAATCTGTGAAGAAGCTGCTGCAATTTGTGAACAATAA